The following coding sequences are from one Macadamia integrifolia cultivar HAES 741 unplaced genomic scaffold, SCU_Mint_v3 scaffold690, whole genome shotgun sequence window:
- the LOC122069723 gene encoding calmodulin — translation MAEQLTEEQISEFKEAFSLFDKDGDGCITTKELGTVMRSLGQNPTEAELQDMINEVDADQNGTIDFPEFLNLMARKMKDTDSEEELKEAFKVFDKDQNGYISAAELRHVMTNLGEKLTDEEVDEMIREADVDGDGQVDYQEFVRMMLAK, via the exons ATGGCAGAGCAACTCACAGAAGAGCAGATCTCGGAGTTCAAGGAAGCTTTCAGCCTATTCGATAAGGATGGAGATG GTTGCATCACTACCAAAGAGTTGGGTACCGTGATGAGATCATTGGGGCAAAATCCAACTGAAGCTGAACTCCAGGATATGATCAATGAGGTTGATGCTGATCAAAATGGAACAATTGATTTCCCTGAGTTCTTGAATTTGATGGCACGGAAAATGAAG GACACTGATTCTGAGGAAGAATTGAAGGAAGCCTTCAAGGTCTTTGACAAGGACCAAAATGGTTACATCTCAGCTGCAGAG CTGCGGCATGTAATGACAAATCTGGGAGAGAAATTGACAGATGAGGAAGTGGACGAGATGATCCGGGAAGCAGATGTGGACGGTGATGGCCAGGTTGATTACCAGGAGTTTGTGAGGATGATGCTTGCCAAGTGA
- the LOC122069725 gene encoding cytochrome c oxidase assembly protein COX11, mitochondrial produces MIWSRLSRKINLLPSLKNLRAAPFEFSEARGDLQLANFSNRRTLHGYRRLADFNDGKTAHGYRRSLVSQFNLASTSRSFDASSSLIGFRRLYVTQTATERKSNKILIYLTALVFAMVGATYAAVPLYRRFCQATGYGGTVQRRESVEEKIARHAKDGTTTERELVVQFNADVADGMQWKFIPTQREVRVKPGESALAFYMAENCSSAPITGVSTYNVTPMKAAIYFNKIQCFCFEEQRLLPGEQIDMPVFFYIDPEFETDPKMDGINNIILSYTFFKVRDD; encoded by the exons ATGATCTGGTCTAGGCTTTCTAGGAAGATCAATCTCTTGCCTTCCTTGAAGAATTTACGAGCTGCTCCCTTCGAGTTCAG TGAAGCTAGAGGAGATCTCCAATTGGCCAATTTCAGTAACAGAAGAACCCTTCATGGGTATCGTCGTCTGGCCGATTTCAATGACGGAAAAACTGCTCATGGGTATCGTCGTTCTCTGGTTTCTCAATTCAATCTCGCCTCCACATCTCGTAGTTTCGATGCATCCTCTTCATTAATTGGTTTTCGGCGGCTCTATGTCACTCAGACCGCAACAGAACGGAAATCAAATAAGATTCTAATCTATCTAACGGCACTGGTTTTTGCCATGGTGGGCGCTACTTATGCTGCTGTTCCTCTCTATAGAAGGTTTTGCCAAGCTACTGGGTATGGGGGTACTGTTCAACGACGCGAG AGTGTTGAGGAAAAGATTGCTCGGCATGCTAAAGATGGAACAACTACTGAGAG GGAGCTTGTGGTTCAGTTCAATGCTGATGTAGCTGATGGGATGCAATGGAAGTTTATTCCTACACAGAGAGAG GTAAGGGTCAAACCTGGAGAAAGTGCTCTTGCATTTTACATGGCAGAAAATTGTAGCTCAGCTCCTATAACGGGTGTTTCTACATACAATGTGACACCTATGAAG GCTGCAATATACTTCAATAAAATACAGTGCTTTTGCTTTGAGGAGCAGCGACTTCTTCCAGGGGAGCAGATTGATATGCCA GTGTTCTTCTACATTGACCCTGAGTTTGAGACAGATCCTAAAATGGATGGAATTAATAACATAATCTTGTCCTACACCTTTTTTAAAGTACGCGATGATTAA
- the LOC122069718 gene encoding uncharacterized protein LOC122069718 — protein sequence MKVLKSIQDSIEESGMSDDLFNKEDDAKTALLIASRRHEALWAEKAKLRWMKNGDCNSKLFHLSVKMRRARNQISALKREDGIIEHHDLLDCIPKILSNEDVASLEATPSREEIKKAVWDMDPDSSLGPDGFPGKFFRKCWEIVETDFGKAYASFAGLVSDEQGAFQKGKIISSNISLASKLENLMHSAMRGGGMGLKLDVQKAYDSLSWKFLFATLIKFGLSDKWISWIQLLLSSSTLFVLVNGGPEGFFPVGKGLRQGDPISPFLLILAEEVFCRGLKLLVMDGKLKSLPGPRVYWWPDHSIKLVERWMSNFIWSGDMEVTKRIVVNWDDVCKPKQEGGLGIRKLRDVNFACLAKLTWQIKHEESSMRWVKLNSDGCSLGNPGKAGGGGLLCNEKAEVLYNYREFL from the exons ATGAAGGTTTTAAAATCGATCCAAGACTCAATTGAAGAATCAGGTATGTCTGATGATCTTTTCAATAAAGAGGATGATGCTAAAACGGCCTTGTTGATTGCTAGTCGTAGACACGAGGCTCTTTGGGCTGAGAAGGCGaaactgagatggatgaaaaatggGGACTGCAACTCCAAGCTTTTTCATCTCTCTGTGAAGATGAGGAGGGCGAGAAATCAAATTTCTGCTTTAAAGAGGGAGGATGG TATTATAGAGCATCATGATCTTCTGGATTGTATCCCCAAAATTCTGTCCAATGAAGATGTGGCTAGTCTAGAAGCGACTCCTAgcagagaagaaatcaaaaaagCAGTGTGGGACATGGATCCTGATAGttctcttggtcctgatggatTTCCAGGAAAATTCTTTAGGAAATGTTGGGAGATAGTGGAGACGGACTTTGGTAAG GCTTATGCCTCTTTTGCCGGATTGGTCTCAGATGAGCAGGGTGCATTCCAGAAGGGTAAGATTATTTCTTCCAATATTAGTCTGGCCTCGAAGCTGGAAAATCTTATGCATTCTGCTATGAGGGGTGGGGGCATGGGATTGAAATTGGACGTGCAGAAGGCATATGACTCCTTATCATGGAAATTCCTTTTTGCCACATTGATAAAGTTTGGTCTCTCGGACAAatggatctcttggatccaGCTTCTTTTAAGCTCTTCCACGTTATTTGTTTTAGTGAATGGAGGGCCAGAGGGTTTTTTCCCAGTGGGCAAAGGTCTGAGACAAGGAGATCCTATTTCTCCATTCTTATTAATTTTGGCAGAGGAGGTGTTCTGCAGAGGTTTGAAGTTGCTAGTAATGGATGGGAAGTTGAAGTCTCTCCCGGGACCTCGAG TATATTGGTGGCCGGACCATTCTATTAAATTGGTGGAACGGTGGATGAGTAATTTTATCTGGTCAGGTGATATGGAGGTCACAAAGAGAATAGTGGTGAACTGGGACGATGTCTGCAAACCAAAACAGGAAGGGGGGTTAGGCATTCGCAAACTGCGAGATGTAAATTTTGCCTGTCTAGCAAAGTTGACTTGGCAGATTAAGCATGAGGAGTCCTCTATGA GATGGGTCAAATTAAATTCTGATGGCTGTTCGTTGGGCAATCCGGGAAAAGCAGGTGGGGGAGGTCTTCTGTGCAATGAGAAGGCTGAAGTGTTATATAATTACAGAGAGTTCCTTTAA